The following coding sequences lie in one Xanthomonas hortorum pv. pelargonii genomic window:
- a CDS encoding DUF4142 domain-containing protein, giving the protein MGLFKMVTAGAVGYVAYKAWQRRQGQSTDATSDTSSDRDIRQTTLTGPAAKSATPPHGDPLRTDANISTDRKQALGALVIFNEQERTLAQLAVVKGIGGESLQFARKMDEAHSAALTDLSRFAPDRNGTLAQAASARADGTRKRLDGLNGKEFETQYLQASVTSHEQALALLDTQLSSEPGSSDLGKELQRARETIAQHLEHAKALRTKSTQPH; this is encoded by the coding sequence ATGGGACTTTTCAAGATGGTAACCGCCGGCGCCGTGGGCTATGTGGCGTACAAGGCGTGGCAGCGTCGTCAGGGCCAATCGACCGATGCGACCAGCGACACCAGCAGCGACCGCGACATTCGGCAGACCACATTGACCGGACCTGCCGCAAAGAGTGCAACGCCACCGCATGGCGACCCACTGCGCACCGACGCCAACATCTCCACCGATCGCAAGCAGGCATTGGGCGCACTGGTCATCTTCAACGAGCAGGAGCGCACGCTGGCGCAACTGGCTGTGGTGAAAGGCATCGGCGGCGAATCGCTGCAGTTCGCACGCAAGATGGATGAAGCCCACAGCGCTGCGCTCACCGACCTCAGCCGTTTTGCGCCGGACCGCAATGGCACCCTGGCGCAAGCCGCATCCGCGCGTGCGGATGGCACCCGCAAGCGTCTGGACGGGTTGAACGGCAAGGAATTCGAAACGCAGTACCTGCAGGCTAGCGTGACCAGCCATGAGCAGGCGCTGGCACTGCTGGATACGCAATTGAGCAGCGAGCCGGGGTCGAGCGATCTGGGCAAGGAACTGCAGCGTGCCCGCGAAACCATTGCCCAGCACCTTGAACATGCCAAGGCGCTGCGCACCAAGTCGACCCAGCCGCATTGA
- a CDS encoding zinc-dependent alcohol dehydrogenase — MLALNYHGSRDVRVETVPDPVLVERDDLILRVTATAICGSDLHLYRGKIPDLRHGDILGHEFMGIVEDVGPDVTAVKPGDRVVIPFVVACGRCFHCVLQEFSACETTNTGKGAALNHKDMRPPAALFGFSHLYGGLSGGQAEYVRVPKANVGPLVVPDVLHDEQVLFLSDILPTGYQAVVDAGVKQGSTVAIFGAGPVGLMAAACCRMLGAERIFMVDHHAYRLDFASKAYGVIPINFDEIDDPADVIVSQTDGRGVDASIEAVGFEAEGSAVETALTTLKLEGSSGVAIRQCIAATRRCGVVSVPGVYAGFIHAFLFGDAFDKGLTFKMGQTHVQKHMPQLLEHIGNGDLKPSAIISHRMPLADAARGYELFDKKQDDCRKVVLTP; from the coding sequence ATGCTTGCCCTCAACTATCACGGCTCACGCGATGTACGGGTTGAAACCGTGCCGGATCCGGTTCTTGTCGAACGAGACGATTTGATCCTGCGCGTCACCGCAACGGCCATCTGCGGCTCGGATCTGCATCTGTATCGCGGCAAGATTCCCGATCTGCGCCATGGCGACATTCTCGGCCATGAATTCATGGGCATCGTCGAAGACGTTGGCCCAGATGTCACTGCAGTCAAACCCGGCGACCGTGTGGTGATTCCGTTCGTGGTCGCCTGCGGGCGCTGCTTCCACTGCGTACTGCAGGAATTTTCCGCGTGCGAAACCACCAACACCGGCAAGGGCGCGGCATTGAATCACAAGGACATGCGCCCACCGGCGGCCTTGTTCGGCTTCAGCCATCTCTACGGTGGTCTGTCGGGCGGGCAGGCCGAATACGTGCGCGTGCCCAAGGCCAATGTCGGGCCGCTGGTGGTGCCCGATGTCCTGCATGACGAACAGGTGTTGTTCCTGTCCGACATCTTGCCCACCGGCTATCAAGCCGTGGTCGATGCCGGCGTCAAACAAGGCTCCACCGTGGCCATCTTCGGCGCCGGCCCGGTCGGTCTGATGGCTGCGGCGTGCTGCCGCATGCTGGGCGCCGAACGTATCTTCATGGTCGACCACCACGCGTATCGGCTCGACTTCGCCTCCAAGGCGTATGGCGTCATCCCGATCAACTTCGACGAGATCGACGACCCGGCCGATGTGATCGTCTCGCAGACCGATGGCCGCGGCGTGGATGCCAGCATCGAAGCGGTGGGCTTCGAGGCCGAAGGCAGCGCGGTGGAAACCGCACTGACCACCTTGAAGCTGGAAGGCAGCAGCGGCGTGGCGATCCGCCAATGCATTGCCGCAACGCGTCGTTGCGGCGTGGTCAGTGTGCCGGGCGTGTATGCCGGCTTCATCCACGCCTTCCTGTTCGGCGATGCCTTCGACAAGGGGCTCACCTTCAAGATGGGCCAGACCCATGTGCAGAAACATATGCCGCAGTTGCTGGAACATATCGGCAACGGCGACCTCAAGCCGAGCGCGATCATTTCGCACCGCATGCCGTTGGCAGACGCAGCGCGCGGCTACGAATTGTTCGACAAGAAGCAGGACGATTGCCGCAAGGTCGTGCTGACGCCGTAA
- a CDS encoding YkgJ family cysteine cluster protein has translation MVDSTDRIPNHLTTVTPQGWHVMARDEEGWCVAIDAARMCCSIYDTRPAICRRFVMSGPYCRDVRATYDDQRRRGIPLTLYNA, from the coding sequence ATGGTCGACTCAACCGACCGCATTCCAAACCATCTGACCACCGTGACGCCGCAAGGCTGGCACGTGATGGCGCGTGACGAGGAAGGCTGGTGCGTGGCCATCGATGCTGCGCGCATGTGTTGCTCGATCTACGACACACGGCCGGCGATCTGCCGCCGTTTCGTCATGTCCGGCCCGTATTGCCGCGACGTGCGTGCCACCTACGACGATCAGCGCCGCCGGGGCATTCCCTTGACGCTCTACAACGCATGA
- a CDS encoding ABC transporter ATP-binding protein: MPDTPARFLWHYVRQRPWHFGGLLLLIIGAAGCAVSVQYGMKVLVDAMATDQRSQANVWWPLGVFIGLIAVENLLWRLGGWLGCSTVVASVVDIRVDLFRHLTGHPMRYFSEHFAGALGNRITALGSAAGQIYGGLAWKIVPPIVDFIGAIVLLLTVDWRMAATLVGFIGIVAAIITSFGIRGRAKHQRFAAQAARVGGELVDAVSNVWTIKAFAARDRESARLAEQIGYEAVAHRRSWMYVEKARVIHDICLSLMAGGMLIWAIGMWRAGAVSAGDVVLVSALTFRILHGSRDLALTLVDTTQQLGAIADTLQIILQPHALVDADAPLALAEGDVRFEHVRFAYPDRPAVLHDLNLHIPSGQKVGIVGPSGAGKSTLIALIQRLDDVESGRVLIDGQDIRSVSQDSLREKIAVVPQETALFNRSIADNIRYGRPDASDADVQEAARHAFCDGFIRQLPQGYDTQVGERGVMLSGGQRQRLGIARAFLKDAPILILDEATSALDSESEAEIQAALDHLMRDRTVLAVAHRLSTVIGFDRIVVLQEGRVVEEGNPAQLRGHGGVFDGLWQRQAAGFEQAAPDET; encoded by the coding sequence TTGCCGGACACGCCGGCACGCTTTCTGTGGCATTACGTGCGCCAGCGGCCCTGGCATTTCGGTGGGTTGTTGTTGTTGATCATCGGCGCTGCCGGCTGCGCGGTGTCGGTGCAGTACGGCATGAAGGTGCTGGTCGATGCGATGGCCACCGATCAACGCAGCCAGGCCAATGTGTGGTGGCCGCTGGGCGTGTTCATCGGCCTGATTGCGGTGGAAAACCTGCTGTGGCGCCTGGGCGGCTGGTTGGGCTGCAGCACCGTGGTGGCCAGCGTGGTGGATATCCGGGTGGATCTGTTCCGCCATCTCACCGGGCACCCCATGCGCTATTTCAGCGAGCATTTCGCCGGTGCGCTGGGCAATCGCATCACCGCGCTCGGCAGTGCGGCCGGGCAGATCTACGGCGGGCTGGCGTGGAAGATCGTGCCGCCGATCGTGGATTTCATCGGCGCCATCGTGTTGTTGCTGACCGTGGATTGGCGCATGGCGGCCACGCTGGTCGGCTTCATCGGGATTGTGGCGGCCATCATCACCAGCTTCGGCATCCGCGGCCGCGCCAAGCACCAGCGCTTTGCCGCGCAGGCCGCGCGCGTGGGCGGTGAGTTGGTGGATGCGGTGTCGAATGTATGGACGATCAAGGCATTTGCCGCGCGCGATCGCGAAAGCGCACGGCTGGCCGAACAGATCGGCTATGAAGCGGTCGCACACCGGCGCAGCTGGATGTATGTGGAAAAGGCCCGGGTCATCCATGACATCTGCCTGTCGTTGATGGCCGGCGGCATGTTGATCTGGGCAATCGGCATGTGGCGTGCCGGCGCGGTGAGCGCAGGCGATGTGGTGCTGGTCAGCGCGCTGACGTTTCGCATCCTGCATGGCTCGCGCGATCTGGCGCTGACGCTGGTGGATACCACCCAGCAGCTGGGCGCGATCGCCGATACCTTGCAGATCATCCTGCAGCCGCATGCGTTGGTGGATGCGGATGCGCCATTGGCGCTGGCCGAAGGCGATGTGCGTTTCGAACATGTGCGCTTTGCCTATCCCGATCGCCCTGCGGTGCTGCACGACTTGAATCTGCATATTCCCTCAGGCCAGAAGGTAGGCATCGTCGGGCCGTCCGGTGCCGGCAAATCGACCTTGATTGCGCTGATCCAGCGCCTGGACGATGTGGAATCCGGGCGCGTGCTGATCGACGGCCAGGACATCCGCAGTGTCAGCCAGGACAGCCTGCGCGAAAAGATCGCAGTAGTGCCGCAGGAAACCGCGCTGTTCAATCGCAGCATTGCCGACAACATCCGCTATGGCCGGCCGGACGCCAGCGATGCAGATGTGCAGGAGGCCGCGCGGCATGCCTTCTGCGATGGATTCATCCGGCAACTGCCGCAAGGCTACGACACCCAGGTTGGCGAGCGCGGGGTGATGTTGTCCGGTGGTCAGCGGCAGCGGCTGGGCATCGCGCGTGCGTTTCTCAAGGACGCGCCAATCCTGATCCTGGACGAAGCCACCTCGGCACTGGACAGCGAATCGGAGGCGGAAATTCAGGCCGCGCTGGATCATCTGATGCGCGACCGCACCGTGCTGGCGGTAGCCCATCGTCTGTCCACGGTGATCGGCTTCGATCGCATCGTGGTGCTGCAGGAAGGCCGCGTGGTCGAAGAAGGTAATCCTGCACAGCTGCGCGGGCATGGCGGCGTCTTCGATGGGTTGTGGCAGCGGCAGGCGGCCGGATTCGAGCAGGCAGCGCCTGACGAGACGTAA